One Algoriphagus sp. Y33 genomic window, AGCGACTTTATGAGTGGTGCTGTCATTTTTCCAAACTAATGTTTTTGATGCTTCTATCATCAAATATCCTGTTTCCACGTCATGACCAAATGAAACATGATCCAATTGATGATGAGCTTGAATAACTTCCTCAGTGGAATCTGCGAAAGTCACAGGTCTCCAATCAGGGTAGAGAAAAAGCGCTAAGTAGCCTTTTTTATTCACGATTTGATCTCTGATTAGAATCAACATTTCTTCCAATCGATCTCTTACCAACGGATCAGGCCATACCTGATACAATTCAGTAAATGCTTCAAGTATGTGGATGGAGCTATTTTGATCTTTATAACCTAAGTCTGAAGTTGAGGGGGCAGAAGCAGGTCTGGAAATTGGGGTTCCATCAGGATTTAAATGCTGGTAATATCCTCCATTTATAGCATCATGTGCATGATGATCTAGCCAGTGAAAAGCTTTTTTAGCCAGTTCCAAAGCAGATGTATCAGCGGATGCCCCATAGTAAGCGGCGAGGGCAAAAATTCCAAAAGCATTTCCATAGGCTGTTTTCATAGGGTCGCCCATGTGGTTTCCCTGCTTGTCCACCAGCCAATAAAATCCCCCATTTTCAGAGTCCCACATTTTATTCCTTAGGAATTCATAACCATGCTTTGATCCTTCTTTGTAGTACTCAGTTTCAGGATATTTTAAGGAGGCTTTAGCATTCGTCCATACGTGGCGGGATTGGGTTACAATCATCTTTTCCTGCTTTTCAGCAGGCTGAAAATCGTAGGAGAAATTACTCAGAAAACCACCGTCCACAGTGTCAATAGACAGGGGATACCATTTGTCCAGCACTTCCGTTTTAAGATGATGCTCCATCTTATCTGCTATAATTATTTTTTCGTTTTTTTCTGCTCGGACACATCCAACGAATACCGGCACTAATAAAAGATATGAGTATCTGATTGACATGGAGAATTTGTTTCTATGTGATAAAAATCTGGTTGTCATGAACTAAACTAGACAATTGTCGTTATATTAATGACAATTGTATAATTTTAATTGACGTGCCATGACTCAATATGCC contains:
- a CDS encoding AGE family epimerase/isomerase, producing the protein MEHHLKTEVLDKWYPLSIDTVDGGFLSNFSYDFQPAEKQEKMIVTQSRHVWTNAKASLKYPETEYYKEGSKHGYEFLRNKMWDSENGGFYWLVDKQGNHMGDPMKTAYGNAFGIFALAAYYGASADTSALELAKKAFHWLDHHAHDAINGGYYQHLNPDGTPISRPASAPSTSDLGYKDQNSSIHILEAFTELYQVWPDPLVRDRLEEMLILIRDQIVNKKGYLALFLYPDWRPVTFADSTEEVIQAHHQLDHVSFGHDVETGYLMIEASKTLVWKNDSTTHKVAKKMIDHALENGWDKNAGGFYDEGYYFEDGFRITHDTKNWWAQAEGMNALLLMAELYPDDTQDYYGKFVKLWKYTDTYLIDHENGGWYSGGLDKQPELKTVGKGNIWKGIYHHYRSLDHCIDRLREMNAYSEQ